A single region of the Leptodactylus fuscus isolate aLepFus1 chromosome 5, aLepFus1.hap2, whole genome shotgun sequence genome encodes:
- the LOC142202249 gene encoding olfactory receptor 5G29-like yields the protein MRVDGVNATPFNDFILLGFPELNDYKLPVFCTILILYSMTICENFLIISLVSTSPRLQSPMYFFLGHLAFADIVLISSIVPKFLEVIIKEGSPIPYVDCLAQFQLYAGTVCTESYLLTAMSYDRYLAICRPLHYISIMSMKLRYSMIFTSWVLSFIIVSISVTLLAQLDYCGSNIEYFFCDFAPLIDLSCSDTTGMSINMTLLSVPVVLINFTCVMISYIYIFRTIFGISTTSGRQKTFFTCSSHLVAVSIYYVSMFVVYTLPNRGYLLTANNFISLIFIVLYPLLNPIIYSLRNKEIQASVMKYIRSSG from the coding sequence ATGAGGGTGGATGGTGTGAATGCTACCCCATTTAATGATTTCATTTTATTGGGATTCCCCGAGCTGAATGATTACAAGTTGCCTGTCTTCTGCACTATTCTGATCTTGTATTCCATGACTATATGTGAGAACTTCTTGATCATTTCACTGGTGTCCACAAGCCCACGTCTGCAgtctccaatgtacttcttcctTGGACATTTGGCATTTGCTGACATAGTCCTTATATCAAGTATTGTTCCCAAATTTTTGGAGGTGATCATAAAGGAAGGGAGCCCTATACCTTATGTTGATTGCTTAGCTCAGTTTCAACTGTATGCGGGAACAGTCTGCACAGAAAGTTATTTGCTCACGGCCATGTCCTATGACCGGTACTTGGCCATCTGTAGAcctctccattatatctctataaTGAGTATGAAGCTTAGATACAGCATGATCTTTACGTCCTGGGTCCTCAGCTTTATAATTGTATCCATATCAGTTACGTTGTTAGCTCAATTAGATTACTGTGgctcaaatattgaatatttctttTGTGACTTTGCTCCTTTAATAGATCTGTCTTGCTCAGACACAACCGGTATGAGTATTAACATGACTCTCCTTTCGGTTCCAGTCGTTTTGATAAATTTCACATGTGTAATGATATCATATATCTATATTTTCCGCACCATTTTTGGAATTTCCACCACATCAGGCCGACAAAAAACTTTTTTCACCTGTAGCTCTCATTTGGTAGCGGTTTCTATCTATTATGTCTCGATGTTTGTAGTCTATACTCTCCCTaacaggggatatttattgaCTGCTAATAATTTTATTTCCCTTATCTTTATTGTACTCTACCCCCTTctaaaccccattatatacagtctaagGAACAAAGAGATTCAGGCTTCTGTGATGAAGTATATCAGATCCTCTGGTTAA
- the LOC142204652 gene encoding olfactory receptor 6F1-like has translation MKVDGVNSTIFTEFFILGFPELNDYKLTFFSVILMIYIITIAENLLIISLVFTSQRLQSPMYFFLGHLALSDIFLVTSVVPKFLEVIIREGSTIPYFHCLVQFELYGGVVCAECYLLSVMSYDRYLAICKPLHYISIMSVKLRYSLIFSAWVLSFIIVSVSFSLLAELDYCAPNLNYFFCDFAPIIQLSCSDTTAMSINMTLLSVPVISINFICIMVSYAFIFRTIFGISTTSGRQKTFFTCSSHLVVVCIYYFSMFVVYTIPDRGHLLSVNKFISLVFIVLAPLLNPIIYSLRNKEIQSSVMKYVRVSG, from the coding sequence ATGAAGGTGGATGGTGTGAACTCTACCATATTCACTGAGTTCTTTATATTGGGATTCCCCGAGCTGAATGATTATAAGTTGACTTTCTTCTCTGTTATTCTCATGATTTATATCATAACTATAGCTGAAAACCTCTTGATCATCTCACTGGTGTTCACGAGCCAACGTCTCCAGTCTCCAATGTATTTCTTCCTTGGACATTTGGCCCTGTCAGACATATTCCTTGTAACAAGTGTTGTTCCAAAGTTTTTGGAAGTTATCATAAGGGAAGGGAGCACTATACCTTATTTTCATTGCTTAGTTCAGTTTGAGCTGTATGGGGGAGTTGTCTGTGCAGAATGTTATTTGCTCTCGGTCATGTCCTATGACCGGTACTTGGCCATCTGTAAACCTCTACATTATATCTCTATAATGAGTGTGAAGCTTAGATACAGCCTGATCTTCTCGGCCTGGGTCCTTAGCTTTATAATTGTATCCGTATCATTTTCGTTGTTAGCTGAATTAGATTACTGTGCTCCAAATCTTAACTATTTCTTTTGTGACTTTGCTCCTATAATACAACTCTCTTGCTCAGACACAACCGCTATGAGCATTAACATGACTCTCCTCTCGGTTCCAGTCATTTCCATAAATTTCATATGTATAATGGTATCCTATGCCTTTATTTTTCGCACCATTTTTGGAATTTCCACCACATCAGGCCGACAAAAAACGTTTTTCACCTGTAGCTCTCACTTGGTGGTGGTTTGTATCTATTATTTCTCCATGTTTGTAGTCTATACTATCCCTGACCGAGGACATTTATTGAGTGTTAATAAGTTTATATCCTTGGTCTTTATTGTACTAGCTCCCCTTctaaaccccattatatacagtctaagGAACAAAGAGATTCAGTCCTCTGTGATGAAATATGTGAGAGTATCTGGTTAA